A genomic stretch from Desulfolutivibrio sulfodismutans DSM 3696 includes:
- a CDS encoding Rossmann-like domain-containing protein has translation MRTSQSDIVAAVRQEAAARPDEAVGRVVAGALLVGVYATRMGLCTNVAGEAFAPASGGTLHGLLSGLDVTGLDGRTASLAVAAAGALLPPPPVSAKKAQDLVLERGRGRRVAVVGHFPFVEKMGPAFASFSVLERAPRPGDLPAAQAEAVLPEAQVVAITASALANGSLGGLLDLCAPGAFVLLVGPSVPFAGCLFDFGVDVLCGNVVTDAPAVLDGVARGHAYRALHGLSAVCAVRDDFVKKIR, from the coding sequence ATGCGGACCAGCCAGTCGGACATTGTCGCCGCCGTGCGCCAGGAGGCCGCCGCCCGGCCTGACGAGGCCGTGGGGCGCGTGGTCGCGGGGGCCTTGCTTGTGGGCGTTTACGCCACGCGCATGGGGCTGTGCACCAATGTCGCCGGGGAGGCCTTTGCCCCCGCCTCCGGGGGAACCCTGCACGGACTGCTGTCTGGGCTGGACGTGACCGGTCTCGACGGCCGGACGGCCAGCCTGGCCGTGGCCGCCGCCGGGGCGCTTTTGCCGCCGCCCCCGGTATCCGCAAAAAAGGCCCAGGATCTCGTTTTGGAACGCGGCAGGGGGCGGCGTGTGGCCGTGGTGGGGCATTTCCCCTTTGTGGAGAAAATGGGCCCGGCCTTTGCCTCGTTTTCCGTGTTGGAACGTGCCCCCCGGCCCGGCGATCTTCCCGCTGCGCAGGCCGAAGCGGTGTTGCCCGAGGCCCAGGTGGTGGCCATCACCGCCTCGGCCCTGGCCAACGGCAGCCTGGGGGGGCTTTTGGATCTGTGCGCGCCCGGGGCCTTTGTGCTCCTGGTGGGGCCAAGCGTGCCCTTCGCCGGATGTCTGTTCGATTTCGGCGTCGATGTCTTGTGCGGCAACGTGGTGACGGACGCCCCGGCCGTTTTGGATGGCGTGGCCCGGGGGCATGCCTACCGGGCACTGCACGGGCTGTCGGCGGTGTGCGCCGTCCGGGATGATTTTGTCAAAAAAATCCGTTGA
- a CDS encoding class I SAM-dependent methyltransferase, producing the protein MSHTTSPLAVSDDASLDDLLALAGARYHVRFEPVTVGDTTLELLQIADMEALIDRLTRESGDGPLELPFWAKIWPTSILLSHFLGRLEPETASGQQKTMLEIGAGVGICGLFAAARGVDVTITDIHPDALLFCRINVLKNGLSANARVCRADFSADRLGRRFDYIIGSEVLYLEDLHRPLVKFLSAHLSLDPEAEILLARDYHRKAPTFFRRAAPDYDIAERTLGYKETTPPEQPGAAGRIERQLTTIIRMRAKKHA; encoded by the coding sequence GTGTCCCACACTACATCCCCTCTTGCCGTATCGGACGACGCCTCCCTGGACGACCTTTTGGCCCTGGCCGGGGCGCGATACCATGTGCGCTTCGAGCCGGTCACGGTGGGCGACACCACCCTGGAACTGCTCCAGATCGCGGACATGGAGGCCCTCATCGACCGCCTGACCCGCGAATCCGGCGACGGCCCCCTGGAGCTTCCGTTCTGGGCCAAAATCTGGCCCACCTCCATTCTCCTTTCGCATTTTCTGGGCCGACTGGAGCCTGAAACCGCCTCGGGACAGCAGAAAACCATGTTGGAGATCGGCGCGGGAGTGGGCATCTGCGGGCTTTTCGCCGCCGCCCGGGGGGTCGACGTGACCATCACCGACATCCACCCCGACGCCCTGCTGTTTTGCCGCATAAACGTCCTGAAAAACGGCCTTTCAGCCAACGCCCGGGTCTGCCGGGCGGATTTCTCCGCCGACCGGCTGGGCAGGCGTTTCGACTATATCATCGGCTCCGAGGTGCTCTACCTGGAGGATCTCCACCGCCCATTGGTCAAGTTTTTGTCCGCCCACCTGTCCCTGGACCCCGAGGCCGAGATTCTTTTGGCCCGGGATTACCATCGCAAGGCGCCCACGTTTTTCCGCCGCGCCGCACCCGACTACGACATCGCCGAACGGACGTTGGGCTACAAGGAAACCACCCCCCCCGAGCAGCCCGGCGCGGCGGGGCGCATTGAGCGGCAGTTGACCACCATCATCCGTATGCGGGCCAAAAAACATGCGTAA
- a CDS encoding YcaO-like family protein codes for MRKLLPTSKGYVADSDKICSPEETVARAKAAFARFGSGLLAETRRIDTGRLGIPVFLSMCGEKAREIMPTRKQMGKGASPAQAEASALMELVERYSFFSFWNTPDNFRERTWSAALAEWPGQVMPLEDILRSVDDPLPLAAAAEIMDLVPWRFVSARNLTRDREEWVPLDWFKKLNEFNGSSAGNGLEESILQGACELVERHVCAVVDRTWPVTPTISLDSLDDPVLCGLVDAFRREGVFLLLKDFSLGMPVPTVAALAYDPATFPDASEIVFTAGTAASPAKAAIRAVTEIAQLAGDFETISNYEASGLPKFASPAGFARLLDGPETTLAAMPCLERGDILEELTLLARGLGEKGLCLYSVETTNPELSLVANYNFVPGFMFRERTPNASLGLFVGRILVEETPPPMASRGLDVLAGHYPDAAFVPFFRAMLALREGDDALATGLFALAEPLLTDPEDKALAAFYQAHALTRDEKWDAAVPHLDRAIALCPEVKEYFNLRGVARFKAGDYARASGDFEAALALDSGSAMDLANLGLCHDRLGHPDLAVHYLQSAIALDPGLDFARDRLAGLLGQK; via the coding sequence ATGCGTAAGCTCCTCCCGACGTCCAAAGGGTACGTGGCCGATTCGGACAAGATCTGTTCCCCAGAGGAAACCGTGGCCAGGGCCAAGGCCGCCTTCGCGCGTTTCGGATCGGGCCTTTTGGCCGAGACCCGGCGCATCGACACCGGGCGTCTGGGCATCCCGGTTTTTTTGAGCATGTGCGGAGAAAAGGCCCGGGAGATCATGCCCACCCGCAAGCAGATGGGGAAGGGGGCCTCCCCGGCCCAGGCCGAGGCCTCGGCGCTCATGGAGCTCGTGGAACGCTACAGCTTTTTTTCCTTCTGGAACACGCCGGACAACTTCCGGGAACGGACCTGGTCTGCGGCCCTTGCCGAATGGCCGGGGCAGGTCATGCCCCTGGAAGACATCCTGCGGTCGGTGGACGATCCCCTCCCCTTGGCGGCCGCCGCCGAGATCATGGATCTCGTGCCCTGGCGTTTTGTGTCGGCCCGGAACCTGACCCGGGACAGGGAGGAGTGGGTTCCCCTGGACTGGTTCAAGAAACTCAACGAGTTTAACGGGTCTTCCGCCGGAAACGGGCTTGAGGAGTCCATCCTGCAGGGCGCCTGCGAACTGGTGGAGCGCCACGTCTGCGCCGTGGTGGACCGCACCTGGCCTGTGACCCCCACCATCAGCCTCGACTCCCTTGACGATCCGGTGTTGTGCGGGCTGGTGGACGCCTTCCGCCGTGAGGGCGTTTTCCTGCTGCTCAAGGATTTCAGCCTGGGCATGCCCGTGCCCACGGTGGCGGCGCTGGCCTACGACCCGGCCACCTTCCCTGACGCCTCGGAAATCGTGTTTACCGCCGGGACCGCCGCCTCCCCGGCCAAGGCCGCCATCCGGGCCGTCACCGAGATCGCCCAGTTGGCCGGGGATTTCGAAACGATCAGCAACTACGAGGCCTCGGGCCTTCCCAAGTTCGCCAGTCCGGCCGGTTTCGCCCGGCTTCTGGACGGTCCCGAGACCACCCTGGCGGCCATGCCGTGCCTCGAGCGCGGGGATATTCTGGAGGAACTGACCCTGCTGGCCCGGGGGCTGGGGGAAAAGGGGCTGTGCCTCTACAGCGTGGAGACCACGAATCCGGAGCTTTCGCTGGTCGCCAATTACAACTTCGTGCCGGGATTTATGTTCCGGGAGCGGACGCCAAACGCCAGCCTGGGACTTTTCGTGGGCCGCATCCTTGTCGAGGAGACGCCGCCGCCCATGGCCTCCCGGGGGCTCGACGTGCTGGCCGGGCATTATCCGGATGCGGCCTTCGTGCCCTTTTTCCGAGCCATGCTGGCCCTGCGCGAAGGGGACGACGCCCTCGCGACCGGTCTTTTCGCCCTGGCCGAGCCGCTTTTAACCGATCCCGAGGACAAGGCCCTGGCCGCATTTTATCAGGCCCACGCCCTGACCCGGGATGAAAAATGGGATGCGGCCGTGCCCCATCTTGACCGGGCCATCGCGTTGTGCCCGGAGGTCAAGGAATACTTCAACCTGCGCGGCGTGGCCCGGTTCAAGGCCGGGGACTACGCCAGGGCGTCCGGGGACTTCGAGGCCGCCCTGGCCCTGGACAGCGGCTCGGCCATGGATCTGGCCAACCTGGGGCTGTGCCATGACCGGCTGGGGCATCCGGATCTTGCCGTGCATTATCTCCAGTCGGCCATCGCCCTTGATCCAGGCCTTGATTTCGCCCGAGACCGGTTGGCCGGGCTTTTGGGCCAGAAGTGA